The nucleotide window CCAGTTCCTGGAGCGGGACACGCTCTACTGGGGGATCACCTCCTGGCATCACGGCATCATCCTGATCCTGCTGGCCCATCTGGCCGGCATTGTCTGGCCGCAGGGCATGCAGCGGCTGTTAGGCAATCAGCAGACCCTGGTCGTGCTGGAGAGCATCGGCCTGGGACTGGGGCTGCTGGCGCTGTTCGGCTGCCTGGTGCTGCTGCTGCGCCGGGTCAACAGCGGCATGCTCGGGCGCGTCACCTTTGCCGCCGATTGGGTTTTGCTCTACCTGTTGATCTTCCAGGCCGCTTCCGGGATCTATGTAGCCATCTTTATGCGCTGGGGCTCGGTCTGGTACCTGCACACCGCGGTGCCGTATCTCCATTCGCTGTTGCTGTTCAGGCCGCAGATCGAGTATGTGGCCGACTTCCCGCTGGTCTTCAAGCTGCATGCGGCCCTGGCCTTCCTGATCGTGGCCCTGCTGCCCTTTACCAAGCTGGTGCACCTGCTGTTCCTGCCGTGCCGTTTCCTGGCCGACCCGCCGATCCTGTACCGCTGGCTCGGCAAGGGAGGTGTGGGCCGGGATTGATGTGGAGCTGAAAAACCTTGCTATGGAGGGCACAGAGGGCCTGATGGGCACTGATGTCCCGCGAAGAGTTCCCCCCTTTGAAAAAGGGGGGACAGGGGGGATTTGATGTATGAAGGCGACGGCAAATCCCCCTAAATCCCCTTTAGGCCCTTTGGGTCCTTTGTTAAAGGGGGACTTTGCTCCCTGTGGCAAACGCCGTGCGGTTTCATGATTTCTTCTGGGAGGATCTGACGATGCTGGAAGTCGCCACATGGAAATCGCATAAGAACCTCTTCCTCAACACCCTGGCCTTTACGGTCTGCTTTGCGGCCTGGATGTTCAACGGCGTGCTGGTGACCTATCTGGTTGACAACCAGGTTTTCACCTGGGGGCCGGTCCAGATCGGCTGGCTGTTCGGGATTCCGGTCCTGACCGGCTCGATTTTCCGTTTGCCGGCCGGCATGCTGACCGACAGGTTCGGCGGCAAGCCGGTGTACGGAACGCTTCTCATCCTCTGCGCCATTCCGATGTATCTGCTCTCCAAGGCCGACAGCTTTACCTCATTTGCCCTGTGCAGCTTCGGTTTCGGCATGGCCGGGGTAAGCTTTTCGATCGGTATTGCCTTCACCTCGGTCTGGTATCCGCGCGAGCGGCAGGGCACGGCGCTGGGAATCTTCGGTGCCGGGAACGCCGGGGCGGCCCTGACCACGCTGCTGGCCCCGACCATGCTCAACCGGCTGACCGACAATGGCGCCAACCTGGAAGGCTGGCGCGCGCTGCCGGTCTATTACGCCCTGATCCTGGCGGTCATGGGGGTAATTTTCTTCGTCTTCAGTGACAACAGAAAACCGGCCGGGTCCGGCAAGCCCTTCTTCGCCATGCTGACACCGCTCAAACATGTCCGGGTCTGGCGTTTCGGTCTGTACTACTTTCTGGTGTTCGGCTGTTTCGTGGCCTTTTCCCAATGGCTGGTGCCCTACTTCGTGAATGTCTATTACCTGCCGCTGGTGACCGCCGGCCTGTTCGCCTCGATGTTCAGCCTCCCATCGGGGGTGATCCGCGCCCTGGGGGGCTGGATGTCCGACAGGTTCGGCGGCCGCCGGATCATGTACTGGGTGCTGGGCGCCTCCACGGTCATCAGCCTGATGGTGACGATACCGAGGATGGAGATCCAGTCCCCCGGACGAGGGGTGATGGCCAAGCGGGCCGGCACGGTCCAGGCGGTGACCGGCGAATCCATCGTAGTAAGGGAACTGAAAAGCAGCTTGGCCGTGCTGGGGGACCAATCCTACGCGTTGAAGGCCAAGCCGGTGGTACTGCAGGGTTTCGACGACCGGATGCTGATACTGCCTGGGAAGCAGACCTGGCAGGAGCCGGTGGTCACGGTCGGGCAGACGGTCAAGAAAAAGGAGCTGCTTGCCAAAGGGGTGACGCGGATATTCTTTCAGGCCAATGTCTGGATCTTTGCCGTGCTGGTGCTGGCACTCGGTGCGATCTGGGGCATCGGCAAGGCGGCGGTCT belongs to Geobacter sp. SVR and includes:
- a CDS encoding respiratory nitrate reductase subunit gamma, with the protein product MLDTFIFVFLPYTALALLIGVTPYRYLTNRLTWTTYSTQFLERDTLYWGITSWHHGIILILLAHLAGIVWPQGMQRLLGNQQTLVVLESIGLGLGLLALFGCLVLLLRRVNSGMLGRVTFAADWVLLYLLIFQAASGIYVAIFMRWGSVWYLHTAVPYLHSLLLFRPQIEYVADFPLVFKLHAALAFLIVALLPFTKLVHLLFLPCRFLADPPILYRWLGKGGVGRD
- a CDS encoding nitrate/nitrite transporter, producing MLEVATWKSHKNLFLNTLAFTVCFAAWMFNGVLVTYLVDNQVFTWGPVQIGWLFGIPVLTGSIFRLPAGMLTDRFGGKPVYGTLLILCAIPMYLLSKADSFTSFALCSFGFGMAGVSFSIGIAFTSVWYPRERQGTALGIFGAGNAGAALTTLLAPTMLNRLTDNGANLEGWRALPVYYALILAVMGVIFFVFSDNRKPAGSGKPFFAMLTPLKHVRVWRFGLYYFLVFGCFVAFSQWLVPYFVNVYYLPLVTAGLFASMFSLPSGVIRALGGWMSDRFGGRRIMYWVLGASTVISLMVTIPRMEIQSPGRGVMAKRAGTVQAVTGESIVVRELKSSLAVLGDQSYALKAKPVVLQGFDDRMLILPGKQTWQEPVVTVGQTVKKKELLAKGVTRIFFQANVWIFAVLVLALGAIWGIGKAAVYKLIPDYFPDEVGVVGGMVGVLGGLGGFVCPIVFGYLLEWTGLWTSCWMFMLALSVVCLVSLHHVAQKMMKQKHPDDMRTFEQH